In the Pseudomonas sp. ADAK2 genome, one interval contains:
- a CDS encoding response regulator transcription factor, whose amino-acid sequence MTRILTIEDDAVTAREIVAELSSHGLDVDWVDNGREGLARAVSGDYDLITLDRMLPELDGLAIVTTLRTMGVATPILMISALSDVDERVRGLRAGGDDYLTKPFATDEMAARVEVLLRRQSTVSTQATTLRVADLELNLISHEASRDGELLTLLPTEYKLLEFLMRNTGQILSRMMIFEEVWGYHFDPGTNLIDVHIGRLRKKIDPPGNVPLIRTVRGSGYVIAEPL is encoded by the coding sequence ATGACCCGCATCTTGACCATCGAAGACGACGCCGTGACCGCCCGGGAGATCGTGGCTGAACTGAGCAGCCACGGCCTGGACGTGGATTGGGTCGACAATGGCCGTGAAGGCCTGGCGCGGGCCGTCAGCGGTGACTACGACTTGATCACCCTCGACCGCATGTTGCCGGAGCTTGATGGCCTGGCGATCGTCACCACGCTGCGGACCATGGGCGTGGCCACGCCGATCCTGATGATCAGCGCCCTCTCCGACGTCGACGAACGGGTGCGGGGCTTGCGCGCCGGTGGCGACGATTACCTGACCAAACCCTTCGCCACCGATGAAATGGCGGCGCGGGTGGAAGTGTTGCTGCGTCGCCAGAGCACCGTCAGCACCCAGGCCACCACGCTGCGGGTAGCGGATCTGGAGCTGAACCTGATCAGCCACGAAGCCAGCCGCGACGGCGAATTGCTGACGCTGCTGCCCACTGAATACAAACTGCTGGAATTCCTGATGCGCAACACCGGGCAGATCCTGTCGCGCATGATGATTTTCGAAGAGGTCTGGGGTTATCACTTCGACCCCGGCACCAACCTGATCGATGTGCACATTGGCCGCTTGCGCAAGAAGATCGACCCGCCCGGCAACGTCCCGTTGATCCGGACTGTGCGAGGCTCGGGGTATGTCATTGCTGAACCCCTCTAA